Proteins found in one Esox lucius isolate fEsoLuc1 unplaced genomic scaffold, fEsoLuc1.pri scaffold_50_arrow_ctg1, whole genome shotgun sequence genomic segment:
- the LOC117592784 gene encoding aerolysin-like protein yields MATLLYLIGGQGGGSFELTGRENGATLKKIGVAVGGWQIKAVRAELTDGRVKTFGDANTFIEFEFSLGKRITKLSLWGNGAGTRLGGIRFWTSTGREFFEHMNDWSLKTEYSIDVGSGVKKEYIKSVSYHNNTTEPQEQTVQYSRTVTKSSSWTTTNKIESTLSVSVQAGIPDLVEVSGGWSLTMGQQQSSSMSNEEDHNRSRYRHCENPSREDRVC; encoded by the exons ATGGCAACTTTACTGTATCTCATCGGTGGACAAGGTGGAGGTTCATTTGAACTCACTGGGAGGGAAAATGGTGCCACCCTCAAGAAGATTGGAGTGGCAGTGGGCGGCTGGCAGATCAAAGCTGTGCGGGCAGAGCTGACCGACGGGCGTGTGAAGACCTTTGGAGATGCAAACACTTTCATTGAGTTTGAGTTCAGCCTTGGTAAGCGCATCACCAAGCTTTCCCTGTGGGGGAACGGTGCCGGCACGCGTCTGGGTGGCATCAGGTTCTGGACCAGTACGGGCCGGGAGTTCTTTGAGCATATGAATGACTGGTCCCTGAAGACTGAGTACTCCATCGACGTGGGGTCTGGG gtaaaaaaagaatatataaaatCGGTGTCTTATCACAACAACACCACTGAGCCTCAAGAACAGACCGTTCAGTACAGCAGGACCGTGACCAAGTCTTCCTCCTGGACCACCACCAATAAGATTGAGTCCACCCTCAGTGTGTCTGTTCAAGCAGGGATCCCAGATCTGGTGGAGGTGTCTGGTGGGTGGAGCTTGACCATGGGACAACAGCAGTCCTCCTCAATGTCCAATGAGGAGGACCATAACAGAAGCAGATACCGCCACTGTGAAAATCCCTCCAGGGAAGACCGTGTCTGTTGA